A window of the Cutaneotrichosporon cavernicola HIS019 DNA, chromosome: 6 genome harbors these coding sequences:
- a CDS encoding uncharacterized protein (Major Facilitator Superfamily), with amino-acid sequence MDQCRPLLFQLSFSSLQACKSSVVFANGNAMTSPHERTPLLAAQRRSYFPPLYRVYFTSFVVGITFSFTQTALIYSFRTMTCDEYYKTVKWSGLGDRCAIHAIESATARSVALMSAITTGCTVINLFTSAWFITRFGVKAAMFQQTFWAALRNLTQIYAQTVGGRTGMAIITTTQIFNILGSAGGFQLCANAFIAMLSADEARTANFGILGGVFMFGSGIGYTAGGVSERLWGYLAPFQGAFGLLVFSTVFGMFFLPHFMPEHKEEQRKSFLAPLKVFIPRKKVGGGRDWNLAMLGLGTFFSVLATGYVPMMLQLVATNVFGFTPDTSGYMLSLNLLVRGFFLTQCFPPIINAGRRWLTPPPIPPRPKVPLEPQASPSGSPKTISGNFASPDRQQNRPTLSPSLPSPPIPNIPPRRSSSSRRNSTTAPPYIRALSSAPEHPFDADGAEIPDATGEPIIDIAPTPVDVNHGALFDLLFLRYSILLDGILTSIVTFASAPWHMYTAAGILPFASGTGPASKGVTLELVDPEERADALSAIALVEKLAQVITIGFFGYLFSLLSDAGVPTVVFAANGAIGLVGFVLLLPVRLPKVVAEGGV; translated from the exons ATGGATCAATGTCGCCCACTCCTTTTTCAGCTCAGCTTCTCTTCTTTGCAAGCTTGCAAGTCGTCTGTCGTCTTCGCGAACGGTAACGCA atgACTTCGCCCCACGAGCGCACGCCGCTGCTCGCAGCGCAGCGGCGTTCGTACTTTCCCCCACTGTACCGCGTGTACTTTACCTCCTTCGTGGTCGGGATCACGTTTAGCTTCACCCAAACGGCGCTCATCTACTCGTTCCGCACCATGACGTGCGACGAGTACTACAAGACAGTCAAGTGGAGCGGGTTGGGAGATCGGTGTGCGATACACGCGATCGAGTCTGCGACGGCGCGTAGTGTTGCGCTCATGAGCGCGATCACGACTGGATGTA CCGTCATCAACCTCTTCACTTCGGCATGGTTCATCACCCGATTCGGAGTCAAGGCCGCCATGTTCCAACAAACCTTCTGGGCTGCCCTCCGCAACCTGACCCAGATCTACGCCCAGACAGTCGGCGGCAGAACGGGCATGGCGATCATAACAACAACCCAGATCTTCAATATTCTAGGCAGTGCCGGCGGATTCCAACTATGTGCCAACGCCTTTATCGCCATGCTCTCGGCCGACGAAGCAAGGACCGCCAACTTTGGCATCCTAGGCGGCGTGTTCATGTTCGGCTCGGGAATCGGATACACGGCTGGCGGTGTCAGCGAGAGGTTATGGGGATACCTCGCCCCGTTCCAGGGCGCATTTGGGCTGCTGGTATTCTCGACCGTGTTTGGAATGTTCTTCTTACCGCACTTTATGCCTGAACACAAGGAAGAACAAAGAAAAAGCTTCCTCGCCCCACTCAAAGTGTTTATACCCCGCAAGaaggtgggtggaggacgCGATTGGAACCTCGCCATGCTGGGGCTCGGGACATTCTTCTCCGTCCTCGCAACGGGATACGTCCCCATGAtgctccagctcgtcgcgacCAACGTCTTCGGATTTACACCCGACACGAGCGGATACATGCTCAGCCTCAACCTTCTCGTCCGCGgcttcttcctcacccAATGTTTCCCGCCCATCATCAACGCCGGCCGGCGGTGGCTCACTCCACCTCCTATCCCGCCACGCCCTAAAGTGCCACTGGAGCCTCAAGCTTCTCCAAGCGGGTCGCCTAAAACAATATCGGGCAACTTTGCCAGTCCCGACCGCCAGCAAAACCGGCCCACCCTCTCCCCgtctctcccctccccgccaATCCCGAACATCCCCCCccggcgctcctcctcctcgcgacGGAACTCGACCACCGCCCCTCCGTACATCCGCGCCTTATCGTCAGCACCCGAACACCCcttcgacgccgacggcgcaGAGATCCCCGACGCGACAGGCGAGCCGATCATTGACATCGCCCCAACCCCCGTGGATGTAAACCACGGGGCGCTATtcgacctcctcttcctccgctACTcgatcctcctcgacggtATCCTCACGAGTATAGTGACATTCGCCTCAGCCCCGTGGCACATGTACACTGCTGCCGGGATACTGCCATTTGCGAGTGGGACCGGCCCGGCAAGTAAGGGCGTTACCCTCGAGTTGGTTGATCCTGAGGAGAGGGCAGACGCACTCAGCGCTATTGCGCTGGTGGAGAAACTCGCCCAGGTTATCACAATCGGTTTCTTCGGGTATCTCTTCTCACTGCTTAGTGATGCTGGGGTGCCGACTGTTGTGTTTGCTGCTAACGGCGCCATTGGGCTCGTTGGATTCGTCCTGCTCCTCCCCGTTAGGTTGCCAAAGGtggtcgccgagggcggggTTTAG
- a CDS encoding uncharacterized protein (Belongs to the iron ascorbate-dependent oxidoreductase family), whose protein sequence is MTVDNKPDRSAVGKMSSERLPIVDIAAYLDDSASDEDRRKARDALDRACREFGFFYVTGHGLDPSYLDSLLQRGHDFFDQPQDKKNAIHIFNSQDGVRGYQKLGENVTYAKRDQQEALDIYPEPTSPTSDQLNGRQLWPSDEDIPGFKAAMLEYTAKMTRVGHAFMHAMSDALGYPEVFQELQKDNYWVLRVIGYPPLPEDFDPEKGISCGAHTDYGCLTFLLADDTPGALQVEDKDGNWIAADVVPGAFVVNIGDIIDTLTSHTYKSTYHRVIHRGTKYRVSMPFFFEPPKDFLVTPIQSLVPPGAKPIEPFTYFDHLKRMIYNHFVGADQALPDKTNANPLTHRG, encoded by the exons ATGACCGTCGACAACAAGCCCGACCGCTCGGCCGTCGGGAAGATGAGCAGTGAGCGCCTCCCCATCGTCGACATTGCGGCATACCTCGACGACTCGGCGAGTGATGAGGACCGGCGtaaggcgcgcgacgcacTTGATCGTGCGTGCCGCGAATTTG GCTTCTTCTACGTCACCGGACACGGCCTCGATCCAAGCTACCTCGACTCCCTCCTACAACGGGGACACGACTTCTTTGACCAGCCCCAAGACAAGAAAAACGCCATCCACATCTTCAACAGCCAAGATGGCGTCCGCGGATACCAGAAACTAGGTGAAAACGTAACCTACGCCAAGCGTGACCAACAGGAAGCACTTGATATTTACCCCGAGCCAACCAGTCCCACCTCGGACCAATTGAACGGACGCCAACTCTGGCCaagcgacgaggacattCCCGGCTTCAAGGCGGCCATGCTGGAATATACCGCCAAAATGACGCGCGTGGGACACGCATTCATGCACGCCATGTCGGACGCGCTGGGATATCCCGAGGTTTTCCAAGAATTGCAAAAGGACAATTATTGGGTCCTGAGGGTCATCGGATACCCTCCACTACCAGAAGACTTTGATCCGGAGAAAGGTATCTCGTGTGGCGCGCATACCGATTATGGATGCCTGACGTTTTTGCTGGCAGACGATACGCCGGGCGCCCTCCAGGTAGAGGATAAGGATGGGAACTGGATTGCGGCCGATGTCGTGCCCGGCGCGTTCGTGGTTAATATCGGCGATATTATCGATACCCTCACGAGCCACACTTATAAGAGCACCTATCACCGTGTTATCCACCGGGGAACCAAATACCGCGTCTCCatgcccttcttcttcgagCCACCCAAGGACTTTCTCGTCACCCCGATCCAAAGCCTCGTTCCTCCCGGAGCAAAGCCCATCGAACCGTTCACTTACTTTGACCACCTGAAGCGCATGATCTACAACCACTTTGTCGGCGCAGACCAGGCCCTCCCCGACAAGACCAACGCCAACCCCCTGACGCACCGTGGATGA
- a CDS encoding uncharacterized protein (Acyl-coenzyme A:6-aminopenicillanic acid acyl-transferase), giving the protein MLTVNATGTPYELGRQHGEAAREKVYGTKAFYEGFFMKMAKLDWNRVEAEADKWKPFLNAKYPQYVEEMQGLADATDLSLATILALNIRTEVAFGMYSDGCTSLSVHAPGTAILAQNWDWKVGQRENLITLNLNGGISFITEAGIIGKIGLCAAGVGVCLNAISALGVAYDRLPVHLALRAALDWAMEMKEDRKARAIVDRLKAEGVASAAHIFVADKYEGIGLEVSCKDSAEVRRTPVPAGTAVLHSNHYVEEHPDVALGAAFLRDSPNRLARIEQLVRADEGPVTSGAVAAWLCDEDNFPGSICRDKSSAGDSETLFSIIMDLDKATARVKVGKTNGDGEVFTLAPRV; this is encoded by the exons ATGCTCACAGTTAACGCCACGGGAACGCCATACGAG CTCGGGAGACAGCATGGCGAGGCAGCCCGCGAGAAAGTATATGGCACCAAGGCGTTCTACGAGGGCTTCTTCATGAAGatggccaagctcgactgGAACCgggtcgaggccgaggcagaCAAGTGGAAGCCATTCCTCAACGCAAAGTACCCCCAATACGTTGAGGAGATGCAGG GTCTGGCGGACGCGACCGACCTCTCCTTGGCTACAATCCTCGCACTGAACATCCGAACCGAGGTCGCGTTCGGGATGTACAGCGATGGATGCACCTCTCTCTCGGTGCATGCGCCTGGGACGGCGATTCTTGCCCAGAACTGGGACTGGAAGGTCGGGCAGCGCGAGAACCTCATCACCCTCAATTTAAATGGCGGGATCAGCTTCATCACCGAGGCAGGCATCATCGGCAAGATTGGCCTATGTGCCGCTGGCGTCGGGGTTTGCCTCAACGCCATCTCTGCTCTTGGAGTGGCATACGACCGCCTCCCAGTCCATTTGGCAttgcgcgccgccctcgatTGGGCAatggagatgaaggaggaTCGCAAAGCCCGCGCCATCGTAGACAGGCTCAAGGCGGAGGGCGTGGCCAGTGCCGCACACATCTTCGTCGCGGACAAGTATGAGGGAATTGGCCTCGAAGTGAGTTGCAAGGACTCTGCCGAGGTCCGCCGGACCCCTGTTCCGGCTGGAACAGCCGTGTTGCACTCGAACCACTACGTCGAGGAACACCCTGATGTAGCGCTCGGCGCAGCGTTCCTCCGCGACTCGCCTAACCGCCTCGCTCGGATTGAGCAGCTcgtgcgcgccgacgagggaCCCGTCACTTCGGGGGCAGTTGCTGCTTGGCTCTGTGATGAGGACAACTTCCCCGGCTCGATTTGCCGGGACAAGAGCAGTGCCGGCGACTCGGAGACGCTGTTCAGCATCATTATGGACCTCGAcaaggcgacggcgagggtcAAGGTCGGCAAGACGAATGGCGATGGCGAAGTGTTTACGCTCGCGCCACGGGTCTAA